Proteins found in one Triticum urartu cultivar G1812 chromosome 4, Tu2.1, whole genome shotgun sequence genomic segment:
- the LOC125554928 gene encoding BTB/POZ domain-containing protein POB1-like, giving the protein MGLDISRGGGLPSFEFAFKSESFSDRVLWLEVVASHGGPLPDLAFHREEEADGKSIDSSWTMVSTPVLRVKTIYINSVVLAANSPFFLKLFSNGMKESDQRHLTVRIADSGTEETVMMEILSFMYTGKLSTTEPNLLLDILMAANKFEVLACMRHCNQLLTNLPMTRESALLYLDYPCSTSVAAEIRHLTDAAKEFLASKYKVGFDRPCPQVIEAIFSSTDLQIRSENTVYSFLLEWVCKQYPETEERHKIWSSRLLPLVRFSHMTWSKLHEVLTCSDDDVDNEQTKKLITDSLLHKAYPAHEQATIEADTRTCWQAPQRAYMLKPIKVVEFDRPCPEVIVYLDLTREECSRLFPTGDILTHLFHLAGQDFFLTANCQMDEQRKFVTRLEDKATSSNDWMEGCNDLFEVPWSTFISNDNLFIDGVLHLRADLRVGVVAQPGLET; this is encoded by the exons ATGGGCCTCGACATCTCGCGCGGGGGCGGGCTGCCCAGCTTCGAGTTCGCGTTCAAATCAGAGAGCTTCTCCGACCGGGTGCTGTGGCTGGAGGTCGTCGCCAGCCACGGAGGACCCCTCCCCGACTTGGCGTTCCACCGCGAGGAGGAAGCAG ATGGAAAAAGTATTGACTCTTCTTGGACCATGGTGTCTACGCCAGTTTTACGAGTAAAGACCATTTACATCAATTCGGTTGTTCTCGCTGCAAATAGTCCATTCTTTCTTAAG CTTTTCTCAAATGGCATGAAAGAGTCTGATCAGAGGCATCTAACAGTCCGAATTGCTGATTCGG GAACGGAGGAAACTGTCATGATGGAGATTTTGAGCTTTATGTACACTGGAAAGTTGTCAACAACTGAGCCGAATCTTCTGCTCGACATCTTGATGGCCGCTAACAAATTTGAAGTTCTGGCTTGCATGAGACATTGTAACCAGTTACTCACAAACTTGCCTATGACCAGAGAGTCTGCATTGCTCTACCTAGATTACCCATGCTCCACTTCAGTGGCTGCTGAAATTCGGCATCTGACAGATGCAGCCAAGGAATTCCTCGCCAGCAAATACAAG GTTGGATTCGACCGACCCTGCCCACAGGTCATTGAAGCCATCTTTTCTAGTACTGACCTACAGATAAGATCTGAAAATACCGTATATAGCTTCTTGCTTGAGTGGGTGTGCAAGCAATACCCAGAAACAGAGGAGAGGCACAAGATATGGAGTTCTCGCTTACTTCCACTTGTGCGCTTCAGTCATATGACTTGGAGTAAACTCCACGAAGTCCTGACATgcagtgatgatgatgtggacaATGAGCAAACAAAGAAGCTTATTACTGATTCTCTCTTGCACAAAGCTTACCCAGCACATGAGCAAGCCACTATTGAGGCAGACACAAGAACCTGTTGGCAAGCCCCACAGCGAGCTTACATGCTTAAACCAATCAAAGTGGTTGAATTCGACCGGCCCTGCCCAGAGGTCATTGTTTACTTGGATCTAACACGCGAGGAGTGCTCCCGGCTGTTCCCAACAGGAGACATTTTGACACACTTGTTCCATCTTGCTGGACAAGATTTCTTTCTCACAGCAAACTGTCAAATGGATGAGCAGA GAAAATTCGTGACCAGATTGGAGGACAAGGCTACCTCCAGCAATGATTGGATGGAGGGATGCAATGATCTTTTTGAGGTTCCATGGTCGACGTTCATTTCCAACGACAACCTCTTCATCGATGGCGTGCTGCATCTGAGAGCTGACTTGAGGGTGGGGGTGGTGGCGCAGCCGGGACTAGAGACTTGA